The Dissulfurirhabdus thermomarina DNA window TGCTTACTCCTCCGGGACCATGGTGATGGCGTCCTTGGGGCATTCATGGGCGCAGATGCCGCACCCCTTGCAGTATTCCATGTCCGCCACGTAGTAGCCGTCTTCCGTCTGGCTGTAGGCCATGTCGGGGCAGAAGATCCAGCACATGCCGCACTTGATGCACTTTTCGCGGTCGGTGACGGGCCGTTGCGAACGCCAGTCGCCGGTCCGGAACTTGGCGGTGCTGCCGGGCTCCAGGACGTGGCACCCGAAGGTGATGGTCTTCCAACCTATGATGGCGTCGGTCTTTGCCATGTCGTGACTCCTTGTCGTGCGTGTTGCGGGCGGCCGGGCGCCGCCGCCCGTGGCGGCTTCAGCACACCACGGTCTCTTCGTAGGCCCGGTGGAGGGCCGCCTTGTTCTTCTCGGCCAGGCGCCCGAAGCGGTGCTCCAGGGCCTCCTCCAGGGCGGACATCCCCACGAGGCCCGTGGCCTTCAGCAGGGCCCCGAGCATGGTGGTGTTGGTGATGGGCAGTCCCAGGACGTCCATGGCGATCCGGTTGGCGTCCACCAGGGCGAGCCGGCCCTTGATGCCGAACTCCTTTCGGACCTCCGCCTCCGCCTTGTGGGAGTTGAGCACCACGATCCCGTCGTCCTTGAGCCCGGCGGTGACGTTCACCAGGGACGGGAGGGCCCCGTCGAGGACGAGGACGATGTCGGGGTGGTAGACCTTCTCCCGGGTGCGGATGGGGGCCTCGCTGACGCGGATGAAGGCGGCGACGGGCGCCCCCCGCCGCTCCGGCCCGAAGCTCGGGAATGCCTGGGCGTAGCCCCCCTCGTTGATGGCGGCGATGGCGACCAGCTCGGCGGACGTGACGCCGCCCTGTCCGCCCCGGCCGTGGATCCTGACTTCTTTCATCGCGGTTTCTCCTGCCTGTTCCTGAAGTGATGTGCGGTGCGCGCGGAAGGGGCCCCGGCCCCGGGCCGCGCCGGAATCCCTCGAACGCCGAGCGCCGGAGGGATGATGAACCGGAAGGATCAAGTTTGACCTGTTAACATGCCCGGTTTTTCTTTGTCAAGGCGTTCCGGGCGGCGGCAAGCGGCGGAGGAGCCGTGCCAGGCGGCGGGCGGTCTCCGGGGGGAGCCCGCCCCGGTCCTCGGCCTGCCGTGCCAGGCGGCGGGCGGTCTCCGGGTCGCCCCCGGGTTCCAGGTACCCCGCGGCGAGATCCACCAGGGTCTCGGCGTCCTCCGGGTGCCGTGCCAGGGCGCGGGTCCAGGCCTCCCGGGCCTCGGGCCACCGGCCGAGCCGGAAGAGGGCGCGCCCGAGGACCCGGAGCAGGGGCAGCGGGGCGTCGTCCCGGCGGCTCCGGGCCAGGGGCGCGGCCAGTTCCAGGGCCGCCTCGGGCCGGCCGGCGGCCAGTCGCGCCTCGGCCAGCCGGGTGCCCACCAGGAGGTCGCCTTCCCGGATCCGCCATGCCAGCTCGAGACGGTCGGCGGCCTCCCGGGCCCGGCCGCGCCGGAGGAGGGCGCCGCCCAGATTGTAGTGGGCCATGAAGTCGTCCGGGGCCAGCTCCGCGGCCCGGCGGAAGGCCCCCTCCGCCTCGGCGTGGCGGCCCATCTCCCCCAGGCAGACCCCGAGGCTGTTGTGGAGGTTGGCGCTTTCCGGGTCGAGCCGGAGCCCCGCCCGGTAGGCGCGGCAGGCCCCGGCAGGGTCGCCCCAGGCCAGCAACTCGTCGCCCTGGACGTTCCGGGTCACGGCATCGAAGACCACGGCCTCGGGGGCGGGGAGCAGCAGGGCATGGGCATAGGCCCAGAGGGCCGCGGCCGCCAGCCGGCCGGGCCGGAGGGTGGGGATCTCGGCCCCGGAAAGGCCCACCGGCGGGGCCTCGCCCCAGAGGCCCCGGGCGGCCTCCCGGATGCGGGCGCCCGCTTCCCGGAGGGCCCCCCGGGCCCCGGGCGCCAGGAGGAGGAAGGCCGCCGCCGGCCCGGCCGGCACCGCCTCGGCGCCGACCCGGTCCGCCAGCTCGACGGCGGGCGGCCCTTCCCCCCCGGGGCGGCGGAGATAGGCCACCCCGCGGGCCCGGCGCGCCCGGAGCCGCCCCTGGACCGCCGCCACGGCGGCCGCCGCGTCGGAAAGCCCGAGGCGCCGCTGCCAGGCCTCGAGGTCGGAAAGCCCCAGGACGGCGGTCTCCAGGGCCTCCGCCGCCCGCCGGACCCGGTCGAGCCGGCGAAGTTGCGCCTCGGGCGGGGCTCCGGCGGCGAGGGGGGCCGCCAGGGCGGCCTGGACCCGCAGCCCCCGCCGTCTTCCCGGGGCGGCCAGCCGGCGGAGGCCCTCGCGGAGGCGCTCCGGATCGACCCCCGGGAGCAGGAAGAGATCCCCCCGCGGGGTGGCGCCCAGCCATTCCGGGGTCGTCTCGGGCCAGAGGCCGGCGAGGAGGACGGCGGCCCGGCGGCCTGGCCCTCCCGCCTCCGTCCCGGGGCCGCCGGCGAGGGAGAGGGAGAGGAGCGCCCCCGGCGGCCGCCGCCGGCCGTCGTCGGCCAGGGCCAGGGCCGCGTAGCGGGGCATCCGCCCGTCCGCGGCCCGGCGCGTCTCGCGGAGGAGGGTGGCGAATTTCTCCTGCACCGCCTCCCGGAGGAGGGGCAGCCACCTTTCCGCCTCGTCCGGGCCCACGGCCCGGCTGACGCCCTCGAGCACCAGGGCCCCGTACGGGGGCGGGTCCCCGAGAGGCACGAGGACGCGGAGGCCGACGCGGTCCCAGAAGGCCTCCCCCCGGGCCAGGGCCTCGGCGGCCCGGGCCCGCTGCCGGTCGGAGAGCCGGAGGGCGTCGAGGACGGCCCCGGCGGGATCCCCGGCGTGGAAGGCCCCGCCGGCGAAGGCCAGGTGCCCGGCCAGCCACTCGAGGACCAGGGGCGCGAGGCGGCCCGCCTCCCTGGCCCCAGCCGTCGATGGCGTGCCGCCCCAAAGGGGCGCCTGCTCCCTCATGGCGACGGCCGCCCCCCGGCGACGGCCGCCGCGAGGGCCTCGGCGATCCGCGCCTCGTCCCCGGGCAGCAAGGTGCGGACGTCGAAGAGGAGGCGGTCGTCCTCGATCCGCGCCACCACCGGGGGGTCGTGCCGGCGGAGCGCCGCCTCCAGGCGGGCGATCGAGATCCCCGCCTCCGCCGGGACGAGGGCCGCGGCGGCGGAGGGCAGTACCTGGAGCGGCAGGGCCCCGCCGCCCACCCGGGCCACGGTCTCCACCACCCGCACCTCGAGGCCGGGGAGTTCCAGGGCGCGCAGGCGCCGGGCCAGGCGCCGGGCCCGGGTCTTGAGCCCGGCGGCCGGGGCGGTGAGCATCCGCAGGGTGGGGAGGCGCCGGGCGGCCTCGGCCGGGTCCCGGTAGAGGCGGAGCGTGCCCTCGAGGGCCGCCAGGGTGAGCTTGTCGATGCGCAGGGCGCGGTTCAGGGGGTTGGCGCGGATTCGGTCCACCAGGTCGCGTCGGCCCAGGATGATCCCGGCCTGGGGGCCCCCGAGGAGCTTGTCGCCGCTGAAGGTGACGAGGTCGGCGCCGGCGGCCAGGGACTCCTGGACCGTGGGCTCGTGGACCAGGCCGTAGGGGGCGAAGTCCACGAGGGTGCCGCTGCCGAGGTCTTCCACCACCGGGAGGCCGTGGCGGTTTGCCAGGACCTTGAGGTCGGCCACGGGCACCGAGGCGGTGAAGCCCACCACCTGGAAGTTGCTCTGGTGGACCTTGAGCAGCAGCGCCGTGGCCTCGCCGATGGCACCCTCGTAGTCCCGGAGGTGGGTCCGGTTGGTGGCCCCCACCTCCCGGAGGATGGCCCCGCTGCGGGCCATGACGTCGGGGATGCGGAAGGAGCCGCCGATCTCCACCAGCTCGCCCCGCGAGACGATGACCTCCCGGCCCTTGGCCAGGGTCTCGAGGGTGATGAGCACGGCCGCGGCGTTGTTGTTCACCACCAGGGCCGCCTCGGCCCCGGTGAGCTCCAGGAGGATCTCCTCGACGTGGCTGTAGCGGCTTCCGCGCCGGCCCGACTCCAGGTTATATTCCAGGTTCGAGTAGCGGGCGGCCACGGCCTCGAGCCCCGGCAGGACCTCCGGCGCCAGCAGGGAGCGGCCGAGGTTGGTGTGGATCACCACCCCGGTGGCGTTCACCACGGGTCGCAGGCTGGAGCGGAGGCGCCGGGCCAGGCGCCGGCGGGCCGCCTCGAGGATGGCCGCCGCGTCGGCGACCGCCGGGTCGGGCTCCGGCGAGGCCTGGATCCGGGCCCGGGCCGCCTCGATGGCCTCCCGGCAGACGAGCACCTTGAGCGGGTGGGGGACCTCGGCGGGGAGGCGTTCGAGCAGGTCGTCCATCTTCGGCAGCCGCCGGAGAAGGTCCTGCTGGTGGGGGGTGTAGGCCATGTTGCGACTGTCGCTCCTGTGGGTCGGAAAGACCCGGGAGACCTGGCTCAAGGCGGGGCTCGACGCCTACCTCTCCCGCCTCGGCCATTATATGACCGTTTCCGTGCGCGAAGTAAAGGACGCCCGGCCCGGCGGCCGGGGCGGCCGTGCCGCGGCGGTGCGGGCGGAAGGCCACCGGCTGCTGGCCGCGGTGCCCCCGGGGGCGCATCTCGTGGCCCTGGACGAGCGGGGGCGGGCCTTCGACTCTCCCGGGTTGGCCGCCTTCCTGGGCGCCCTGGAGGACCGGGGAGTCCGGGACCTCGCCGTGGCGGCGGGGGGCGCCTACGGGCTCGACGCCGCGGTCCTCGACCGGGCGGAGACGGTGCTTTCGCTCTCGCCGCTTACCCTCACCCACGAGATGGCGCGGCTCGTCTGCGTGGAACAGCTCTACCGCGCCTGCACCATCCGGGCCGGGACCCCTTACCACCACTGAGGGGCGCGGCGCCGAGGGGGACGGTCTCAGCCGGCCTCCACCGAGGTGACCTCGGGGACCTCGCTCTTGAGCATCCGCTCGATCCCGGCCTTGAGGGTCATCTGACTCATGGCGCAGCCCTTGCAGGCCCCGGTGAGGCGGACGGTGACCACGCCGGTGGCCTCGTCCACGCCGAGCAGTTCCACGTCGCCCCCGTCCCGCTGGAGCATGGGGCGGACCTTGGAGAGTGCGGCTTCGACCTTGGCTTTCATCTCGTGACCTCGCTGTCGATGATGGGATCGCGGGGGTCGCCGCGGACGGCGACCCGCCGAAATTTTCGTCGTTCCGGGGCCGCCCGGAGGCGCGGCCCCCCTCAGGCCCGCCTGAGGTCCTCCAGGGTGAAGAGGGCCTCCAGCCGGTGGCCGGCCGCCGCCAGGGCCTCGGCGCCGCCCTCGCCCCTGTCCACCACGGTGAGCACCCGGGCCACCCGGTAGCCTTCGGCCTCGGTGCGTCGGACGGCCTCGAGGAGGGTCCCCCCGGTGGTGACCACGTCTTCCAGGAGCGCCACCGGGCTGCCCTCGGGGATGTTGCCCTTCCCCTCGATCCAGGAACCCGTGCCGTGTCCCTTGGGACGCTTGCGGATGATGAAGGCCGGCAGGGGGCGGCCCTCGAGGTGGCTCACCACCGCCACCGCCGTCACCAGGGGGTCGGCCCCCAGGGTGACGCCGCCCACGGCGGCCACCTCGGCCCCGCCGCCGGCCAGGCGCTCGAAGAGGAGCCGCCCGCAGAGATAGGCCCCCTCGGCCGAGAGGGTGGTCTGCTTGCCGTCGATGTAGTAGGGGCTCGTCCGCCCCGAGGTGAGGCGGAAGGTGCCCTCCCGGTAGGAGAGGCGGCGGAGGAGGCGGCGGAGGCGTTCCCTGGGGTCGGCGGCGTCGGGCATGGCTCAGGTGTCGGCGAAGACCCGGCCGAAGATGGTGTCCACGTGTTTCAGGTGATAGCCGAGGTCGAAGATGGCCTCGATCTCGGCGGGCGAGAGGTGGGCGGCGAGATCCGGGTCGGCGAGGAGCAGCTCTTTGAATTCGCCCTTGCCCTCCCAGACCTCCATGGCCCGGCCCTGGACGATCCGGTAGGCCTCCTCGCGGCTGACCCCCTTCTGCGTGAGGGCGAGCAGGACCTGCTGCGAGAAGATGAGCCCCTTCAGGAGGTGCAGGTTCCGGTGCATCCGCTCGGGATAGACCACCAGGCGGTCGAGGAGGCCCGTCAGCCGCGCGAGCATGAAGTCGGCGGTCACCAGGGCGTCCGGGCAGCTGAAACGTTCCACGGAAGAGTGGCTGATGTCCCGCTCGTGCCAGAGGGCCACGTTCTCGAGGGCCGGCACCACGAAGGACCGGACCACCCGGGCGAGCCCCGTGAGATTCTCGGAGAGGATGGGATTGCGCTTGTGGGGCATGGCCGAGGAGCCCTTCTGTCCCTTTC harbors:
- a CDS encoding 4Fe-4S binding protein, which codes for MAKTDAIIGWKTITFGCHVLEPGSTAKFRTGDWRSQRPVTDREKCIKCGMCWIFCPDMAYSQTEDGYYVADMEYCKGCGICAHECPKDAITMVPEE
- a CDS encoding 2-oxoacid:acceptor oxidoreductase family protein, giving the protein MKEVRIHGRGGQGGVTSAELVAIAAINEGGYAQAFPSFGPERRGAPVAAFIRVSEAPIRTREKVYHPDIVLVLDGALPSLVNVTAGLKDDGIVVLNSHKAEAEVRKEFGIKGRLALVDANRIAMDVLGLPITNTTMLGALLKATGLVGMSALEEALEHRFGRLAEKNKAALHRAYEETVVC
- the selA gene encoding L-seryl-tRNA(Sec) selenium transferase; this translates as MAYTPHQQDLLRRLPKMDDLLERLPAEVPHPLKVLVCREAIEAARARIQASPEPDPAVADAAAILEAARRRLARRLRSSLRPVVNATGVVIHTNLGRSLLAPEVLPGLEAVAARYSNLEYNLESGRRGSRYSHVEEILLELTGAEAALVVNNNAAAVLITLETLAKGREVIVSRGELVEIGGSFRIPDVMARSGAILREVGATNRTHLRDYEGAIGEATALLLKVHQSNFQVVGFTASVPVADLKVLANRHGLPVVEDLGSGTLVDFAPYGLVHEPTVQESLAAGADLVTFSGDKLLGGPQAGIILGRRDLVDRIRANPLNRALRIDKLTLAALEGTLRLYRDPAEAARRLPTLRMLTAPAAGLKTRARRLARRLRALELPGLEVRVVETVARVGGGALPLQVLPSAAAALVPAEAGISIARLEAALRRHDPPVVARIEDDRLLFDVRTLLPGDEARIAEALAAAVAGGRPSP
- a CDS encoding NifU family protein; translated protein: MKAKVEAALSKVRPMLQRDGGDVELLGVDEATGVVTVRLTGACKGCAMSQMTLKAGIERMLKSEVPEVTSVEAG
- the pyrE gene encoding orotate phosphoribosyltransferase, producing the protein MPDAADPRERLRRLLRRLSYREGTFRLTSGRTSPYYIDGKQTTLSAEGAYLCGRLLFERLAGGGAEVAAVGGVTLGADPLVTAVAVVSHLEGRPLPAFIIRKRPKGHGTGSWIEGKGNIPEGSPVALLEDVVTTGGTLLEAVRRTEAEGYRVARVLTVVDRGEGGAEALAAAGHRLEALFTLEDLRRA
- a CDS encoding 23S rRNA (pseudouridine(1915)-N(3))-methyltransferase RlmH; this translates as MLRLSLLWVGKTRETWLKAGLDAYLSRLGHYMTVSVREVKDARPGGRGGRAAAVRAEGHRLLAAVPPGAHLVALDERGRAFDSPGLAAFLGALEDRGVRDLAVAAGGAYGLDAAVLDRAETVLSLSPLTLTHEMARLVCVEQLYRACTIRAGTPYHH
- a CDS encoding tetratricopeptide repeat protein; the encoded protein is MREQAPLWGGTPSTAGAREAGRLAPLVLEWLAGHLAFAGGAFHAGDPAGAVLDALRLSDRQRARAAEALARGEAFWDRVGLRVLVPLGDPPPYGALVLEGVSRAVGPDEAERWLPLLREAVQEKFATLLRETRRAADGRMPRYAALALADDGRRRPPGALLSLSLAGGPGTEAGGPGRRAAVLLAGLWPETTPEWLGATPRGDLFLLPGVDPERLREGLRRLAAPGRRRGLRVQAALAAPLAAGAPPEAQLRRLDRVRRAAEALETAVLGLSDLEAWQRRLGLSDAAAAVAAVQGRLRARRARGVAYLRRPGGEGPPAVELADRVGAEAVPAGPAAAFLLLAPGARGALREAGARIREAARGLWGEAPPVGLSGAEIPTLRPGRLAAAALWAYAHALLLPAPEAVVFDAVTRNVQGDELLAWGDPAGACRAYRAGLRLDPESANLHNSLGVCLGEMGRHAEAEGAFRRAAELAPDDFMAHYNLGGALLRRGRAREAADRLELAWRIREGDLLVGTRLAEARLAAGRPEAALELAAPLARSRRDDAPLPLLRVLGRALFRLGRWPEAREAWTRALARHPEDAETLVDLAAGYLEPGGDPETARRLARQAEDRGGLPPETARRLARLLRRLPPPGTP